A region of the Prosthecobacter dejongeii genome:
CCTCCACAAACACCTGCGGACTGGTGATGAGTAGGTCACTGGTCACATCAGCCAGCTCAGGCAGCGCTGCCATGGTGGCTTCGACTTTAGGCGCTACTTCGAAGAGTTGTTTGATATCCACCCCGATAAGCGTGAACTGGTAAGGACTTTTGGTGCTGCGACCGCCGATGCGAATGGTAGCGGGTACCTGAGGAAAAGCGCGAATCCCTGGGATGGCAGCTAACTGGGGGCGTAACTGGTCCACAATGGCCTGTGCACTCGGTCGTTCATTGCGGGGTTTTAGGCTAACGAACATGCGTCCGCTGTTCGCTGTCGAACTAGGTCCGCTGGCTCCAACACTGGAGCTAAATGAGGCAATGTGAGGATTGCGCGCTAGCACGGCTGCCACTGCTTGTTGATGGCGCGACATGGTTTCAAAAGAGGCATCTTGAGCACCCTCTGTAACGACTTGGATCTGCCCTGTGTCTTCTGTGGGGATGAACCCTTTGGGCAAGTGCATGAACAGCCAAGCGGTGCCTACCACCGTGCCGAGTGTGACTAGCATCATGCTAAACCGGTGACGCAGAGTGAATTTGAGCGTCACATCATACATGTGCAGGAGGCCGTTAAAAAAGCGCTCAGTGACTCGATAAAACCAGCCATGTTTTTTTTCCTGTACATGTGGTTTCAGGAAGCGACTGCAAAGCATGGGGGTCAGAGTCAGCGAAACAAAACCGGAGACCAGGATGGCCACGCCAATGGTGACGGCAAATTCATTGAGCAATCGCCCGAGAATGCCGCCCATGAAAAGAACGGGTAAAAAGACGGCAGCGAGGGACAGTGTCATAGAAATGACCGTGAAGGCAATTTCGCGCGAGCCCTTCAAAGCCGCATCCCACACCGTTTCGCCCTTCTCGATGTGCCGGACAATGTTCTCCAGTACCACGATGGCATCGTCCACGATGAATCCCACACTCAGCGTCAAAGCCATGAGAGAAATATTGTTCATGCTGAATCCCAGCAAATACATCACCGCAAATGTGCCAACGATAGAGAGTGGAATAGCTATGCTGGGAATGAGCGTGGCGCGGAAGTTCCGCAAGAACATAAAAATGACCACGATCACGAGGCCAATGGTGAGCACGAGCGTGAGTTGCACATCATGGACCGACTCACGAATGGCTTGAGATCGGTCAATGAGTACACTCAGTTCCATGGCCGCAGGCATTTGGGCATTCACGGAGGGCAGCAGTTTTTTGATGGAATCCACTACTTCCACCGTGTTCGCTCCCGGTTGCCGTTGCACGGCGAGCAGGATGGAACGTGAGCCATCGCCCGACCAATTCGCGATTTGATCTTCCTCCACGCTATCGAGCACATTCGCCACTTGATCCAGCCTCACGGGTGCACCGTCCCGATAGGCGATGATCAGTGGACGGAAGGCGGCGGCGGTGGAAAGTTTGCCGCTTGTTTGGAGGGTGAAGTTTTGCTCCTGGCCCTGCAAAACACCGGCTGGCAGATTGCTATTACCTGCGGCGATTGCATCGCGAACTTCATCCAGACTGATGCCTCGAGAAGCTAATTTTAAGGGATCTGCCTGCACGCGCACGGCATATTTTTGGGATCCGAAGACACGCACCTGTGCCACCCCTTCTACCATACTGATGCGCTGGCCGAGCGCTGTTTGCGCGTATTCGTCCACCGTTGAGATGGGTAGTGTTGCAGAGCTAAGTTGTAAGATCAGTACCGGGAAATCTGCGGGGTTCACCTTGCGGAAAGAAGGCGGGCTAGGCATGTCATCCGGCAGGTAACGTTGGGCGGCGGAGATGGCGGATTGCACATCCAGAGCCGCGCCATCAATGTCGCGATCCAAGTTAAATTGAATGGTAATGCTGGTATTGCCCAGAGCACTGCTGCTGCTCATGGAATCAATGCCTGCGATCGAGGAAAACTGTTTTTCCAGAGGCGTTGCCACGGAGGCCGCCATCGTTTCGGGGTTTGCGCCTGGCAGAGTTGCGGAAACTGAGAGGGTAGGGAAATCGACGTTGGGCAGGTCATTAACAGGCAGTTTCTGGAATGCCAGTAAACCAAAGGCCAAGATGCCTGCCATGATCAGCGTGGTCATGACAGGCCGGTGAATGCAGCGTTCGGGCGTCATGGGATTTTAGGAGCTGCCTGAGAGATTTTGCCATTTTCCGGTTTAATCACAGGTGGCATTCCGACAGGAGGCTTGATCTCTACCTTGCTGTCTGGAGTCAGCCGCAACTGCCCATCAATGACGACCACTTCACCGGCTTTTAAACCGGTGCGGATGATGGCTTCGGTTCCGACGGTTCTTTCCAGATCCACCTCTCGCAGATCTACATGGCTATCGTCCTTGACGACAAAAACATATTGTCCTTTTTGCCCAGTCTGGACGGCGGTGGCGGGGACGACGATCGCATTGGGCTGAGTGGTTAAGGTCAGGGCAACTTCGCCATACTGCCCTGGCCATAGAGCGAGGTCCTCGTTAGGCATGGTCGCTTTCACTTCAAGCGTGCCGGTGGCTGGTTTAATGGCGTTATCGACAAAGGAAAGCAGACCTTGGATTTGCTGAGCGGCGCTGCCACTGGGCGCGATAGTGACCTTCAAATCGCCACGTTTCATATAAGTCTGGATGTCCGCGAAATGCTGTTCTGGGACGGCAAAGATGACCTCGATAGGCCGGAGTTGATTGATCACTACCAGATCCGTCTCATCTGCCTTCACCACATTTCCTGCATCCACGACTCGCCGACCTGCACGACCTGTGATGGGCGAAACAACATCGCAAAAGCTGAGTTGGAGTTCTGCCTCTTTCACGGCTGCGGCTGCGGCTTCCTGATTGGAACGGGCGGCATCGGCTGTGCTTTTAAAGTTGTCCACTTCGTCCTTTGAGACACCTCCGCTTTGAGAAAGATTGGCATACCGGTCCGATTGGCGTTTGGCGATCTCTGCCTGAGTTGTTGCCTGCGCCAGCTTGGCTTTTGCCTGAGCGAGCACGACGGCAAACGGTGCGGGGTCTATCTTGGCCAGCACATCGCCCTTTTTCACATCCTGACCTTCGGTAAAATTAACTTCGGAGATCTGGCCCGTGACGCGGGCTTTCACTGCGACGGTGGATTTGGCCCGCACATTGCCGATGGCCTGCAATTGGAGGGGGACTTCTTTTTGCTCCACAGTAGCCACAACAACGGGAATGGCTGCTGTCGGTTTACGGCCAGAGTTACCTCCTTTGGTTTCCGCGGGAGAGCAGGCAGTCAACCAAATGCCAAGGGTCAGCCAAGAGAGCTGAATGGGGAATTGCATAAAGTAAAAAGAGAAAAATGGGGAAATACAGGGTCTTCCGCTACAACATACGTTTCAGCGTGCCTTTTTATGGGTGCTGCTTTGCGCAGCAAACCATGGACTATCTTTTGAAACGCCTAACCGAGAGTTTAAACTAAAGCATTTTACTGGCACGATGAGCCTACTCGATGAACGACATGTTTAAAGGCTGAGCCTGCTCCGTCTTTCTCTAAAATGAAGGTTGTTCGGGTGTCTGGGTTTAAATTCTTTAGGTGATGATGAATGAAGTCCGCTTGGGTCCCATAGCTGCTTTCTTGCCATCCTAGCTCTTGGGCCCAGAGGCGGAAGTCGCTAAAGTTGACATCAGCGGTAATATCTTGGCGACCTGGGTTTTGATACACGGCGAGACCTTCTAGCCGATGCTGATGTAGATAGGCTCTCAGAGTACCAGCGGGCCGCCGATGGTAGAGGGCAGGGAAGAGGCCGCCATAGTCCACTGTCAGCATGGCTCCACTTTTCCAAGCCGGAGCCCAATGTTGGAGCCATCGTCGTACGGATTCATGCACTTCCACGCGTTGAGCTTTTGCACGGGTGGGCCAGGCACCGAAAACGTGAAATAGCGATCTTTGGTGGGCATCCCAACTGAGTGGTTGTAAAACTTCACGACCTTTTTCATCCAGGTGGACTTCCTGCCAGGAATCTTCGTGATTTTGCAGCAGCGTGGCTGGGAAAGCATCGAGCAGTTCATTGTGATAGATGAAGGCCTGCCCTCCGCATGCGTGGAGAGCATCTTTAAGATCCTGATGCCAAGTCACGGATTTGCCCAAGAGTGCCATCTGTTGTTTTTGCAAAACTGGAGATGTCTCCACGATGTGCCACTGAAACCGGCGACGCTGCCACCAGCCCAGACTCTTTTTTACTCCAGCCATCAGCACCCCGCTGCCTGCACCGATTTCGATCACTTGCCGAACCTGTGGTTGTAGCGCAGCTTCCTCTTTTAACCACTTTGCAATGGATTGGCCGAGAACAGGAGAAAGAGTCGCCGTGGTGGAGAAATCCCCCCGGGCTCCCACTGTCCGGATCTGTCTCGAATAATAACCTTTCACTGGATCATACAGTGCGCGAGCCATGAAGGCGGAGAAAGGTTCAGGAGGTGGCATGGGGTGGATGAAACAAAGCTTTGACTCTCTTATCCGCGTAAAACGGCATTTAGCCACGGCCGTGTGAGTATTCTTGGAATTGAAGAAAGAATGAAAGGGACTCTGTTTTTCCCAAACCGGCTCCTGTTC
Encoded here:
- a CDS encoding SAM-dependent methyltransferase, translating into MPPPEPFSAFMARALYDPVKGYYSRQIRTVGARGDFSTTATLSPVLGQSIAKWLKEEAALQPQVRQVIEIGAGSGVLMAGVKKSLGWWQRRRFQWHIVETSPVLQKQQMALLGKSVTWHQDLKDALHACGGQAFIYHNELLDAFPATLLQNHEDSWQEVHLDEKGREVLQPLSWDAHQRSLFHVFGAWPTRAKAQRVEVHESVRRWLQHWAPAWKSGAMLTVDYGGLFPALYHRRPAGTLRAYLHQHRLEGLAVYQNPGRQDITADVNFSDFRLWAQELGWQESSYGTQADFIHHHLKNLNPDTRTTFILEKDGAGSAFKHVVHRVGSSCQ
- a CDS encoding efflux RND transporter periplasmic adaptor subunit gives rise to the protein MQFPIQLSWLTLGIWLTACSPAETKGGNSGRKPTAAIPVVVATVEQKEVPLQLQAIGNVRAKSTVAVKARVTGQISEVNFTEGQDVKKGDVLAKIDPAPFAVVLAQAKAKLAQATTQAEIAKRQSDRYANLSQSGGVSKDEVDNFKSTADAARSNQEAAAAAVKEAELQLSFCDVVSPITGRAGRRVVDAGNVVKADETDLVVINQLRPIEVIFAVPEQHFADIQTYMKRGDLKVTIAPSGSAAQQIQGLLSFVDNAIKPATGTLEVKATMPNEDLALWPGQYGEVALTLTTQPNAIVVPATAVQTGQKGQYVFVVKDDSHVDLREVDLERTVGTEAIIRTGLKAGEVVVIDGQLRLTPDSKVEIKPPVGMPPVIKPENGKISQAAPKIP
- a CDS encoding efflux RND transporter permease subunit — protein: MTPERCIHRPVMTTLIMAGILAFGLLAFQKLPVNDLPNVDFPTLSVSATLPGANPETMAASVATPLEKQFSSIAGIDSMSSSSALGNTSITIQFNLDRDIDGAALDVQSAISAAQRYLPDDMPSPPSFRKVNPADFPVLILQLSSATLPISTVDEYAQTALGQRISMVEGVAQVRVFGSQKYAVRVQADPLKLASRGISLDEVRDAIAAGNSNLPAGVLQGQEQNFTLQTSGKLSTAAAFRPLIIAYRDGAPVRLDQVANVLDSVEEDQIANWSGDGSRSILLAVQRQPGANTVEVVDSIKKLLPSVNAQMPAAMELSVLIDRSQAIRESVHDVQLTLVLTIGLVIVVIFMFLRNFRATLIPSIAIPLSIVGTFAVMYLLGFSMNNISLMALTLSVGFIVDDAIVVLENIVRHIEKGETVWDAALKGSREIAFTVISMTLSLAAVFLPVLFMGGILGRLLNEFAVTIGVAILVSGFVSLTLTPMLCSRFLKPHVQEKKHGWFYRVTERFFNGLLHMYDVTLKFTLRHRFSMMLVTLGTVVGTAWLFMHLPKGFIPTEDTGQIQVVTEGAQDASFETMSRHQQAVAAVLARNPHIASFSSSVGASGPSSTANSGRMFVSLKPRNERPSAQAIVDQLRPQLAAIPGIRAFPQVPATIRIGGRSTKSPYQFTLIGVDIKQLFEVAPKVEATMAALPELADVTSDLLITSPQVFVEVNRNKASSLGLTATQVESALYDAYGSRQVSSIYTPTNQYYVILEVDPKYRADMASLAQLYLRSSTGELVPLGSVAEITRTVGPLTVTHSGQLPSVTVSFATKPGISIGQAVDAINRAVDQQLPAGISTAFQGEAQAFQSSLDGLGLLLVMAVVVIYLVLGILYESFIHPLTILSGLPSAGVGALLTLWFFGYELNLYGFVGVLMLIGIVKKNAIMMIDFALEAERHEGKTPSEAIYEACLVRFRPIMMTTFAAIMGALPIALGWGAGAEARRPLGLAVVGGLLLSQLLTLYITPVFYIYMEKLSLLFRRNKKSTLKEVITASPTPA